Within the Anopheles cruzii unplaced genomic scaffold, idAnoCruzAS_RS32_06 scaffold03748_ctg1, whole genome shotgun sequence genome, the region CTACTTGAAGAAAGTCGTGTCCGCCTTCAGAGTGGCATCACCGGCGGAAACAAAGCTCCATGCGCAAGAGGCTAAAACCGGGTTCATCATCGAACAGACACAGCACGGAAACTTTGCTCCGAACGACTTTCTCGATCGCGAGACCTCCACGTTCTATCAGAAACTGTTGGACGATGTCTACTTTCAAAATTGTGCCGCCCTCAGCACGAAAACCAATCCACTAAGGGCTTCACTGAACGACTATATACTGCGCGTGCAGCAGTCTGGCATCC harbors:
- the LOC128277080 gene encoding uncharacterized protein LOC128277080, which translates into the protein PYLKKVVSAFRVASPAETKLHAQEAKTGFIIEQTQHGNFAPNDFLDRETSTFYQKLLDDVYFQNCAALSTKTNPLRASLNDYILRVQQSGILYHWGTMTAIRYLPTEVFRNIANARQHLHDGDAAPLEIGHFLGAFFILGYGLLFAGLVFLVELWGTKVTRRLKNRLT